A single genomic interval of Nostoc commune NIES-4072 harbors:
- a CDS encoding SMI1/KNR4 family protein translates to MINNIQKLRERLFTSGIVTNEQELQGCTSEEIAYIESKYGVLPKTYREILGLLGHSAGKLVRGSEFEFYFERLIKMNEWQRESLLESIAEGDECTTLPDNAFCICALHGDPWFIIADGQDDSCVYFLHDDCITIKEASKSVMDWIEGFVEQAEYLINRGLR, encoded by the coding sequence ATGATTAATAATATACAAAAATTAAGAGAGCGTTTGTTTACTAGTGGAATAGTAACAAATGAGCAAGAGTTACAAGGATGTACCTCAGAGGAAATTGCATATATTGAAAGTAAATATGGAGTTTTACCAAAAACTTACAGAGAAATCTTAGGTTTACTTGGGCATAGTGCTGGAAAGCTTGTTAGAGGTTCGGAATTTGAGTTTTACTTTGAGCGACTTATCAAAATGAATGAGTGGCAACGAGAGAGTCTCCTTGAGTCCATTGCTGAAGGAGACGAATGTACAACCTTGCCTGATAATGCTTTCTGTATCTGTGCTTTACATGGAGATCCGTGGTTTATTATTGCCGATGGACAAGATGACTCTTGTGTTTATTTTCTACATGACGATTGCATAACAATCAAAGAGGCTAGTAAATCTGTGATGGATTGGATAGAGGGATTTGTAGAACAAGCTGAATATTTGATAAATAGAGGACTGAGATAA
- the lpxD gene encoding UDP-3-O-(3-hydroxymyristoyl)glucosamine N-acyltransferase: protein MKLSEILRQFGNAVTNHSLTSNPDHDPEITGVAGIDEASNGTLSYVEGAKFGSFVAKTNASALILPQDEKLQVLAQERGIVWLTTPEPRLLFAKAIALFYQPYRPIPEIHPTAVIHSTAKVGNDVYIGPHAVIQQRVEIGDGAIIHPNVVIYPDAKIGDRTTLHANCTIHERTRIGADCVIHSGAVIGAEGFGFVPIQTGWFKMEQSGYTVLEDGVEVGCNSGIDRPAVGETRVGRNTVIDSLVQIGHGCKIGSGCAIAGQVGMAGGVQLGNRVILAGQTGIVNQVKMGDGAMTSAQTGIHSDVAPGEVVCGSPAIPYKLYLKVCAVYSRLPDMYQSLKQLQRKFKDSPGD from the coding sequence ATGAAACTCAGCGAAATCCTCCGCCAATTTGGTAATGCCGTCACTAATCATAGCCTGACTAGCAACCCAGACCATGACCCAGAAATTACAGGGGTAGCAGGCATTGATGAAGCTAGCAACGGTACTCTCAGCTACGTAGAAGGGGCAAAATTTGGATCTTTTGTGGCTAAAACCAATGCTAGTGCTTTAATTTTGCCTCAAGACGAAAAATTACAAGTGCTTGCACAAGAGAGGGGTATTGTCTGGCTCACAACCCCAGAACCGCGACTGTTGTTTGCTAAAGCGATCGCACTTTTTTACCAACCATATCGCCCTATCCCAGAAATTCATCCCACTGCTGTGATTCACTCTACGGCAAAAGTTGGTAATGATGTTTATATTGGCCCCCATGCTGTGATTCAACAAAGGGTAGAAATTGGCGATGGCGCAATTATTCATCCGAATGTGGTGATTTATCCAGATGCCAAAATAGGCGATCGCACCACCTTACACGCCAACTGTACCATCCACGAACGCACCCGCATCGGTGCAGATTGCGTGATTCACAGTGGTGCTGTCATTGGTGCAGAAGGCTTTGGTTTTGTTCCTATCCAGACTGGTTGGTTCAAAATGGAACAATCTGGCTATACAGTTTTAGAAGATGGCGTAGAAGTTGGCTGCAACAGTGGCATTGACCGCCCAGCCGTCGGAGAAACACGGGTAGGTCGCAATACAGTAATTGACAGCTTAGTGCAAATAGGTCACGGTTGCAAAATTGGTTCTGGCTGTGCGATCGCAGGTCAGGTTGGTATGGCGGGAGGTGTTCAACTGGGAAATCGCGTGATTTTAGCTGGACAAACAGGGATAGTCAATCAAGTGAAGATGGGAGATGGGGCGATGACATCTGCTCAAACTGGAATTCACAGCGATGTTGCACCAGGAGAAGTTGTCTGCGGATCTCCAGCCATTCCTTACAAACTATATCTCAAGGTATGTGCTGTTTATAGTCGCCTGCCAGATATGTATCAATCGCTAAAACAATTGCAACGTAAATTTAAAGATAGCCCTGGCGACTAA
- a CDS encoding CoB--CoM heterodisulfide reductase iron-sulfur subunit B family protein — MLSQTLKYAYFPGCVAQGACRELYQSTQALTQALGIELVELKKAACCGSGTFKEDSKLLEDTVNARNIALAEELNLPLLTHCSTCQGVIGHVNEHLKECQTTDPAYIQQVNGLLNKEGCSPYRGSTDVKHLLYALVTDYGLEEITKRVTRKLTGLKCAAFYGCYLLRAQKSMPYDDPFKPEAMENMFRAVGATPIYYRGRTQCCGWPLASYATTQSFKMAGMHIQDALTSGADCIVTPCPLCHLNLDSRQPEVEKVIEQKLGLPVLHLPQLIALALGISPKELGLDRHVVSTKPVLEKLGF; from the coding sequence CAAGCGCTTACCCAAGCACTGGGTATTGAACTGGTTGAACTTAAAAAAGCTGCTTGCTGCGGTTCTGGCACATTTAAAGAAGATTCTAAACTGCTTGAAGATACAGTCAACGCCAGAAATATTGCCCTAGCTGAAGAATTAAATTTGCCCTTACTTACCCATTGCAGCACTTGTCAAGGTGTTATCGGTCATGTGAACGAACACCTAAAAGAATGCCAAACAACTGACCCTGCATACATTCAACAGGTTAATGGCTTGCTGAATAAAGAAGGCTGTTCACCTTATCGCGGCAGTACCGATGTTAAACATCTTCTTTACGCTTTGGTAACAGATTACGGTTTAGAGGAAATTACCAAACGTGTCACTCGGAAGTTAACTGGATTAAAATGCGCGGCTTTTTATGGCTGTTATCTCCTCCGTGCCCAAAAGTCCATGCCCTATGATGACCCGTTCAAACCGGAAGCGATGGAAAATATGTTTCGGGCGGTGGGTGCGACGCCAATTTATTACCGAGGCCGGACACAATGTTGTGGTTGGCCCTTGGCTAGTTATGCCACTACCCAATCTTTCAAGATGGCGGGGATGCATATTCAGGATGCTTTGACATCTGGCGCTGACTGTATAGTTACACCTTGTCCACTGTGCCACTTAAATTTAGATTCGCGTCAGCCAGAGGTGGAAAAGGTGATTGAGCAAAAATTAGGTTTACCAGTGCTGCATTTACCGCAGTTGATTGCTTTAGCACTTGGGATTAGTCCAAAAGAACTGGGTTTAGATCGCCACGTTGTTTCTACCAAGCCAGTATTGGAAAAGTTAGGATTTTAG